The Streptomyces sp. NBC_00670 genome window below encodes:
- a CDS encoding methionine synthase encodes MSENSQFRFGPATGVGSLPGGDAREAAKTATGSFEDFPFLPELPARGPGADMIGRTAGMLVELYARVEPSGWRIGDRPGRDTGRARSWLGEDLDALEEFTQGYEGPLKVQAVGPWTLAAALELRNGEAALSDAGACRDLAGSLAEGLRAHLAELRRRVPGARLVLQLDEPSLTAVLRGQVRTASGYRTHRAPDRQVVEATLRDVVGVHEAGPVVVHSCAPDVPFALLRRAGAAAVSFDFSLLTERDDDMLGEAVEAGTRLFAGVVPGTDAPLSDPAGSVMGVRTLWRRLGLSPGLLAETVTVTPACGLAGASPEYARRALAHCARAARSLADDPE; translated from the coding sequence GTGAGTGAGAACAGCCAGTTCAGGTTCGGCCCCGCCACCGGCGTCGGCTCCCTGCCGGGCGGGGACGCGCGGGAGGCCGCGAAGACCGCCACCGGGTCCTTCGAGGATTTCCCCTTCCTCCCCGAACTGCCGGCCCGCGGCCCCGGCGCGGACATGATCGGCCGCACCGCCGGGATGCTCGTCGAGCTCTACGCGCGCGTGGAGCCCAGCGGCTGGCGGATCGGGGACCGCCCCGGGCGGGACACCGGACGGGCCCGCTCCTGGCTGGGCGAGGACCTCGACGCCCTGGAGGAGTTCACCCAGGGCTACGAGGGCCCCCTCAAGGTGCAGGCCGTGGGCCCCTGGACGCTCGCCGCCGCCCTGGAGCTGCGCAACGGCGAGGCCGCCCTCTCCGACGCCGGTGCCTGCCGCGACCTGGCCGGCTCGCTCGCCGAGGGGCTGCGGGCGCACCTCGCGGAGCTGCGCCGCCGGGTGCCGGGCGCGCGCCTCGTGCTCCAGCTCGACGAGCCGTCCCTCACCGCCGTCCTGCGCGGCCAGGTCCGCACCGCCAGCGGCTACCGCACCCACCGCGCCCCGGACCGCCAGGTCGTCGAGGCGACCCTGCGCGACGTCGTCGGCGTCCACGAGGCCGGACCCGTCGTCGTCCACTCCTGCGCCCCCGACGTGCCCTTCGCACTGCTGCGCCGGGCCGGTGCGGCGGCCGTCTCCTTCGACTTCTCGCTGCTCACCGAGCGTGACGACGACATGCTCGGGGAAGCCGTGGAGGCGGGGACCCGGCTCTTCGCCGGTGTCGTGCCCGGCACGGACGCCCCGTTGTCGGACCCTGCCGGTAGCGTCATGGGTGTCAGGACGCTGTGGCGCAGGCTGGGGCTGTCTCCGGGGCTTCTCGCGGAGACGGTCACGGTCACTCCGGCGTGCGGACTCGCGGGCGCGTCCCCCGAGTACGCGCGCCGGGCGCTGGCCCACTGCGCCCGGGCGGCGAGGTCCCTCGCGGACGACCCAGAGTAA
- the ligA gene encoding NAD-dependent DNA ligase LigA codes for MAGDKQAQTTAVPAQAREQHVRLAEQIEEHRFRYYVKDAPVVSDAEFDRLLRELQELEERYPELRTPDSPTQKVAGAYETEFTSVRHRERMLSLDNTFNDEDLAAWTERIAKELGSQEYHFLCELKVDGLAVNLTYEHGRLTRAATRGDGRTGEDITPNVRTIAEIPDRLHGEEVPDVVEIRGEVYFPMEKFQELNARLVEAGDKPFANPRNAAAGSLRQKDPRVTATRPLHMVVHGIGALQGFDGMTRLSQAYELLKTWGLPTSPHNRVVDDLAGVREFIAYYGENRHSVAHEIDGAVVKLDEIPLQGRLGSTSRAPRWAIAYKYAPEEVNTKLVNIRVGVGRTGRVTPYAQVEPVTVAGSEVEFATLHNQDVVRAKGVLIGDTVVLRKAGDVIPEILGPVADLRDGSEREFVMPADCPECGTPLRPMKEGDVDLRCPNSRACPAQLRERLFYLAGRKSLDIEHFGYVAAAALTRPLEPAEPPLTDEGDLFDLTMEQLLPIKAYVLDQDSGLPKRDPKTGEEKIATVFANQQGEPRKNAVAMLENIAAAKERPLARVLTGLSIRHVGPVAAEALAREFRSVDRIEAASEEELAATEGVGPIIAASLTQWFAEDWHREILRKWKAAGVRMEEEHTGEDEGPRPLEGLTVVVTGTLEHHTRDGAKEALQSRGAKVTGSVSKKTSFVVVGDSPGSKYDKAMQLKVPVLNEDGFAVLLERGPEAAAEVALPTEE; via the coding sequence GTGGCCGGCGACAAGCAAGCCCAGACCACGGCGGTGCCCGCGCAGGCACGGGAGCAGCACGTCCGGCTCGCCGAGCAGATCGAGGAGCACCGCTTCCGGTACTACGTGAAGGACGCTCCGGTCGTCAGCGACGCGGAGTTCGACCGGCTGCTGCGCGAGCTGCAGGAGCTGGAGGAGCGCTACCCCGAGCTGCGCACGCCCGACTCGCCCACGCAGAAGGTCGCGGGCGCGTACGAGACGGAGTTCACCTCCGTCCGCCACCGCGAGCGCATGCTGTCGCTGGACAACACGTTCAACGACGAGGACCTCGCCGCCTGGACCGAACGCATCGCCAAGGAACTCGGCAGCCAGGAGTACCACTTCCTGTGCGAGCTCAAGGTCGACGGCCTCGCCGTCAACCTCACCTACGAGCACGGCCGCCTCACCCGCGCCGCCACCCGCGGGGACGGCCGCACCGGCGAGGACATCACCCCGAACGTGCGCACGATCGCCGAGATCCCCGACCGGCTGCACGGCGAGGAGGTGCCGGACGTCGTGGAGATCCGCGGCGAGGTCTACTTCCCGATGGAGAAGTTCCAGGAGCTCAACGCCCGCCTCGTCGAGGCCGGCGACAAGCCCTTCGCCAACCCGCGCAACGCGGCGGCCGGTTCGCTGCGCCAGAAGGACCCCCGGGTCACCGCCACCCGCCCCCTGCACATGGTGGTGCACGGCATCGGCGCCCTTCAGGGCTTCGACGGCATGACACGCCTCTCCCAGGCGTACGAGCTGCTGAAGACCTGGGGCCTGCCCACCTCGCCGCACAACCGGGTGGTCGACGACCTCGCGGGCGTACGGGAGTTCATCGCGTACTACGGCGAGAACCGCCACTCCGTGGCGCACGAGATCGACGGGGCCGTCGTCAAGCTCGACGAGATTCCCCTCCAGGGCCGCCTCGGCTCCACCTCCCGCGCCCCGCGCTGGGCCATCGCGTACAAGTATGCGCCGGAGGAGGTCAACACCAAGCTCGTCAACATCCGCGTCGGCGTGGGCCGTACGGGACGGGTGACGCCGTACGCCCAGGTCGAACCGGTGACGGTGGCCGGGAGCGAGGTCGAGTTCGCCACGCTGCACAACCAGGACGTGGTCAGGGCCAAGGGCGTCCTCATCGGCGACACGGTGGTGCTGCGCAAGGCCGGTGACGTCATCCCCGAGATCCTCGGCCCCGTCGCCGACCTGCGGGACGGCAGCGAGCGGGAGTTCGTGATGCCCGCCGACTGCCCCGAGTGCGGGACGCCGCTGCGGCCCATGAAGGAGGGCGACGTCGACCTGCGCTGCCCCAACTCCCGGGCCTGCCCCGCCCAGTTGCGCGAACGGCTGTTCTACCTCGCGGGCCGCAAGTCGCTGGACATCGAGCACTTCGGGTACGTCGCCGCCGCGGCCCTGACCAGACCGCTGGAGCCCGCCGAGCCGCCGCTCACCGACGAGGGCGATCTGTTCGACCTCACCATGGAGCAGCTGCTTCCCATCAAGGCGTACGTCCTCGACCAGGACAGCGGACTGCCCAAGCGGGACCCGAAGACCGGCGAGGAGAAGATCGCCACGGTCTTCGCCAACCAGCAGGGCGAGCCGCGCAAGAACGCCGTCGCCATGCTGGAGAACATCGCCGCCGCGAAGGAACGCCCGCTGGCGCGCGTGCTCACGGGGCTGTCCATCCGCCATGTCGGCCCCGTCGCCGCCGAGGCGCTGGCCCGTGAGTTCCGCTCGGTGGACCGCATCGAGGCGGCCAGTGAGGAGGAACTGGCGGCCACGGAGGGCGTCGGCCCGATCATCGCCGCCTCCCTCACGCAGTGGTTCGCCGAGGACTGGCACCGCGAGATCCTGCGCAAGTGGAAGGCGGCCGGGGTCCGCATGGAGGAGGAGCACACCGGCGAGGACGAGGGGCCGCGCCCGCTGGAGGGGCTCACCGTCGTCGTCACCGGCACGCTCGAACACCACACGCGGGACGGGGCGAAGGAGGCCCTGCAGAGCAGAGGCGCCAAGGTCACGGGGTCGGTCTCCAAGAAGACGTCGTTCGTCGTCGTCGGCGACAGCCCCGGATCGAAGTACGACAAGGCGATGCAGCTGAAGGTGCCGGTGCTGAACGAGGACGGATTCGCCGTCCTGCTGGAGCGCGGACCGGAAGCCGCGGCCGAAGTCGCGCTTCCGACCGAGGAGTAG
- a CDS encoding putative bifunctional diguanylate cyclase/phosphodiesterase — MPRAADASGAAGRPGAGGASSAPDARAVSGTPGAPGVAGAQGIARARGVAGGAGGPGAWGASGGGAVPGQGGSGLGRMARWGQGASGTGGAAGPGGAHPLERGERGPSWPSLPGAVVGVAAIVLGAGFYRAFDGHHALFPSGTVGWSLALLTGVIVGHLVALGRSRWSGGTGSGAALTLAVLLLYGWVAAGMISLTTVVLVGIARPGRWRQGVLHGAVDILGIGTGALLLAACGRVPSVEHPWNPGTWTLATAPQVALVACSYLVVTRALLWFLHGPRGGHLPTVARTALVRQGLLAVALLGITPLICVVAEARPLLLPLFAIPLIALDSTLWIARVRAEEQLRDPLTGLPNRQWLLERTWSALDDAERIGARSALMLIDLDRFRSVNDTLGHLAGDRLLLQIAERLRLALPRGAEAARLGGDEFAVLLPVADSTTSASRVARNLVVALSSPLDLDGLTLVLEASAGLAVFPDHSTDAEGLLRRADVAMYQAKRDRTGVEVYESKRDSNTPDRLGLLGDLRRALDAHEVQLHYQPKVRFDGEVAGLEALVRWVHPERGRVPPDEFIAIAESSGLMPHLTEYVLETALEQVAAWRGQGLLVPVAVNVSPRDVHTPGFAGSVAARLARHGVPAGALQLEITEHVLLEDPQRAADTLAALAGHGVKMSLDDFGTGYSSLVHLRRLPVSELKIDRSFVARLAVDTEDAEIVRCTIDLAHSLGLLVVAEGVEDDETWERLRDLRCDAVQGWLVSAAMPAEETTAWLRARGAPRRAPAAPALPAAAGDE, encoded by the coding sequence ATGCCGCGCGCCGCGGACGCCTCGGGGGCGGCGGGTCGGCCGGGTGCCGGGGGCGCATCGAGTGCCCCGGACGCGCGTGCGGTGTCCGGCACTCCGGGTGCTCCGGGTGTCGCCGGTGCTCAGGGGATCGCGCGTGCGCGGGGTGTCGCGGGCGGGGCCGGGGGTCCCGGTGCCTGGGGTGCTTCCGGGGGCGGGGCCGTGCCGGGGCAGGGCGGGTCCGGACTGGGCCGGATGGCGCGGTGGGGGCAGGGCGCGTCCGGGACCGGCGGGGCGGCCGGGCCGGGTGGCGCGCATCCGTTGGAGCGGGGGGAGCGAGGGCCCTCGTGGCCGTCGTTGCCGGGGGCCGTTGTCGGGGTCGCCGCCATCGTGCTCGGTGCCGGGTTCTACCGGGCGTTCGACGGGCATCACGCCCTCTTCCCGTCCGGCACCGTCGGCTGGTCGCTCGCGCTGCTGACCGGTGTCATCGTGGGCCATCTCGTGGCGCTCGGCCGCTCCCGCTGGTCCGGCGGCACCGGTTCCGGCGCCGCCCTCACCCTCGCCGTCCTGCTGCTCTACGGCTGGGTCGCCGCCGGCATGATCAGCCTCACCACCGTCGTCCTGGTCGGCATCGCCCGGCCGGGCCGCTGGCGGCAGGGCGTCCTGCACGGCGCGGTGGACATCCTCGGCATCGGCACCGGCGCCCTGCTGCTGGCCGCCTGCGGCCGCGTCCCCTCCGTCGAACATCCCTGGAACCCCGGCACCTGGACGCTCGCCACCGCGCCCCAGGTCGCCCTGGTCGCCTGCTCCTACCTCGTCGTCACCCGCGCCCTGCTGTGGTTCCTGCACGGGCCGCGCGGCGGGCACCTGCCCACCGTCGCCCGCACCGCGCTGGTCAGACAGGGGCTGCTCGCCGTCGCCCTGCTCGGCATCACCCCGCTGATCTGCGTCGTCGCCGAGGCCCGGCCGCTGCTGCTGCCGCTGTTCGCCATCCCTCTCATCGCGCTCGACTCCACCCTGTGGATCGCCCGCGTCCGCGCCGAGGAACAACTGCGCGACCCGCTGACCGGACTGCCCAACCGCCAGTGGCTCCTGGAGCGCACCTGGAGCGCGCTCGACGACGCCGAACGCATCGGGGCGCGCTCCGCGCTCATGCTGATCGACCTCGACCGGTTCCGTTCCGTCAACGACACCCTCGGCCATCTCGCGGGCGACCGGCTGCTCCTCCAGATCGCCGAGCGGCTGCGCCTCGCGCTGCCCCGCGGCGCCGAGGCCGCACGGCTCGGCGGCGACGAGTTCGCCGTGTTACTGCCGGTCGCGGACTCCACGACGTCCGCCTCGCGCGTCGCCCGCAACCTCGTCGTCGCCCTCAGCTCCCCGCTCGACCTCGACGGACTCACCCTCGTCCTGGAGGCCAGCGCCGGGCTCGCGGTCTTCCCCGACCACTCCACCGACGCCGAAGGGCTGCTGCGCCGCGCCGACGTGGCGATGTACCAGGCGAAACGTGACCGCACGGGCGTCGAGGTGTACGAGTCCAAGCGGGACTCCAACACCCCCGACCGGCTCGGCCTGCTGGGCGATCTGCGGCGCGCGCTCGACGCGCACGAGGTGCAGCTGCACTACCAGCCCAAGGTCCGCTTCGACGGCGAGGTCGCCGGGCTGGAGGCGCTGGTGCGGTGGGTGCACCCCGAGCGCGGGAGGGTGCCGCCGGACGAGTTCATCGCCATCGCCGAGTCCTCCGGGCTGATGCCGCACCTGACCGAGTACGTCCTGGAGACCGCGCTCGAACAGGTGGCCGCGTGGCGGGGGCAGGGGCTGCTGGTGCCGGTCGCGGTGAACGTCTCGCCGCGTGACGTCCACACCCCCGGGTTCGCCGGGTCCGTCGCCGCGCGGCTGGCCCGGCACGGGGTGCCGGCGGGGGCGTTGCAGCTGGAGATCACCGAGCATGTGCTGCTCGAGGATCCGCAGCGGGCGGCGGACACGTTGGCGGCGCTGGCCGGGCACGGGGTGAAGATGTCGCTGGACGACTTCGGGACCGGGTACTCGTCGTTGGTGCATCTGCGGCGGCTGCCGGTGAGTGAGCTGAAGATCGACCGGTCGTTCGTGGCGCGGTTGGCTGTCGACACGGAGGATGCGGAGATCGTGCGGTGCACGATCGATCTCGCGCACTCGCTGGGGCTGCTGGTCGTCGCCGAGGGTGTCGAGGACGACGAGACGTGGGAGCGGTTGCGGGACCTGCGGTGTGACGCGGTGCAGGGGTGGTTGGTGTCGGCGGCGATGCCGGCGGAGGAGACGACGGCGTGGCTCCGGGCGCGGGGGGCTCCGCGGCGGGCTCCGGCCGCGCCGGCGCTCCCGGCTGCCGCCGGCGACGAATAG